The following proteins come from a genomic window of Amphiura filiformis chromosome 16, Afil_fr2py, whole genome shotgun sequence:
- the LOC140136420 gene encoding LOW QUALITY PROTEIN: putative nuclease HARBI1 (The sequence of the model RefSeq protein was modified relative to this genomic sequence to represent the inferred CDS: deleted 4 bases in 3 codons): protein MEKGSSDHSTRVFDVAGFPQVVSAVDCTHVLMKGANTDNAYAYVDRNRNKSINVQLMCNSAFHITNVVARWPGSSHDSRILRHSTIGQEFDAGRRDGILIGDGGYGLKPWLLTPISQPRTPAEYAYNRAHPRTRVFIEQVNGQIKSKFMCLKIGIRSSPKEACRTIVACTVLFNIAKELREPFIIDDNLLQIHQLKISRVNLLQMV, encoded by the exons AGGAAGTAGCGACCACTCAACAAGAGTTTTTGATGTTGCTGGGTTTCCGCAAGTTGTCAGCGCCGTAGACTGCACACATGTACTGATGAAAGGTGCCAACACG GATAACGCCTACGCTTACGTAGATCGGAATAGAAACAAGTCCATCAATGTTCAGCTCATGTGTAATTCAGCTTTTCAT ATCACTAATGTCGTTGCCAGATGGCCCGGCTCATCCCATGATTCTCGGATTTTGCGCCACAGCACAATTGGGCAGGAATTTGATGCAGGACGAAGAGATGGGATACTCATTGGCGACGGTGGA TACGGGTTGAAACCATGGCTCTTAACACCAATTTCACAACCGCGTACACCTGCTGAATATGCGTACAACAG GGCTCACCCCAGAACGAGAGTGTTCATCGAGCAAGTAAATGGTCAAATCAAGTCTAAATTCATGTGTCTGAAGATAGGTATACGCTCAAGTCCGAAGGAAGCTTGCCGTACAATAGTTGCCTGCACAGTTCTGTTCAACATAGCCAAAGAATTGCGGGAACCATTCATCATAGACGACAATCTCCTCCAGATCCACCAGTTGAAGATTTCCAGGGTCAACCTCCTGCAGATGGTGTAA